The DNA sequence TGGGAGGACTGTTGTTGTAGAAGAGCTCAACCCTCCAGTTCCTGAAGTCCAAAGGGAAAGCTCCTGATAATCCCTTGCCAGCTGCTGTGATTGTGTGTTTATCCCTCCTTTCTTTCCACTAGCTGCCACTAGTTTGTTTACAATTGACAATACCACCGGGATCATCACTGTGAGTGGCGATCTGGACCGAGAGGGTGTTCCAGGTGAACAGGTGCAGCTCCAAGTTGTGGTGAGTTGCAGAGCAGCTTTGGCGAGGGAGAAGTTTCTGTTCTCACTACTGCTTGAGGCCTCCCTTTGTCTCTCTTGCTTCCACCCACAGGCCCGAGAAAAAAATCTGAATGTATACCACCAGGTGGCACAGGTGAGCACCACTGTGACCATCCAGGTCACTGATATCAATGACCACACACCTCAGTTCTATTGGTGCAACCCTGCCTGCAACTTcacagaccctccagagagcaaCTTTTCTGGTGTGATAGAGGAGCATGCTTCTGCTAGAACTCCTGTGGCTGGCCTCTACATTGTGGCCCATGATCCTGACAAGGTGTGTATATCAGGACTTATTCTTAACAGAAAACTGTAGGTTTGGAAGAAAGGTTGTGGTCTGTTCCATGTTTGGGGCACTGGGTTACTGCCCCATTCAAAATGAGTCAATACTTCAAATGTTGGCCATGATTTTTGGCAAGCTCTGGATCCCTAGAGGTGAAAAATAGGTGATAATATTGCTGCATAGCTCTCTCTATTCACTGTTATTGCCACCCTTTCAAACGTACCGCTGAATCCGGGCTAACTGGAATTCTTCAAATGTGTGGTAGGCACATGTGGTTCAGAGTTTCCTTGATTTTTTTCTGGAACAGGGTTCCAATGGCACCTTTCAGCTGTACCTGCAGGGTCAGGATGCATCTGCATTCTCAGTGTCACCTCAGCAGATTGTGAACACAGGCACTGTGGAGGTGCTGGTGAGAGATTCAAATCTTGTGGACTATGAAGAGACACCCATGATGACTGTGACGGTGAGAGAAAAAGAGGCCCATCCTCTCCAGTGGTTCTCTGCTGGCAACTTTCTTGTCTTGCCACCAAGAACTGAGATATAGAGTCAATTGTCAAGAGGCAGTTTAATACCCTTTCACTATACACAGCTGAAATCTCCTACCAGGCAAGCTCAGTATAGGAGACTGAAGAAGGGAATACCCCTGCAAACTGggccaagaggcaccttttaaatgttGTGTTTCTCATTCCAGCATAgcttcttttccagtggctgtttgctggtgtctctaatgcatctttttaaaaattgtaaataATCTGGAATAGGGAAGcgtcttttcattttttttatttttattttattttatttttattttattttttattattactttGCAAACTTTTTGTCAAAAAGTTgtatataatttttaaataaatatgatcAGACATAATATGCCTGCCCAAGGACTTCATTCTCCTGTCTATGCTGAAACTGCAGTTGTCAGACTATGTATAGCTAGTACTATGGAACACCCTCTTGAGAGCCCAGGCATCCCCATCAGCTATGGGTACTTTCAGTGTcttagaggcttctgaaaggcacttctggttgtcagcataaactggaagtgcctttcagaggcttctaagGCGcaccctcaaggcatggtacccgggGCAATGTAACGAAGCCACTGATGTTCTTGCTAAATATTAGCAGTTCTTTTGTAGCTAACTGACTTCCAATGTGGGCTCACAACTTCCTCTTATACCCAGAAAGGCATTATTTGCAGCCCAGAAGACAATCATCTGGTTGGTTGgccctgccccatcacctcccTGGATGGGAAGAGGGATGGCATGAAGTGAGTGGTCTTCATCCTTAAGGGAGTCACACTCTAATGAGGATATAGTCATGAACAGGGATGGGGTGAGTTTTACTTGGTTCCTTCTCATTCTGGCAGATTGTAGCAAATGACACTGGGAGGACAACGGATTGCTGCTCGTGTGCCACAGTTACCATCCATCTTCTTGACATCAATGACCACAGGCCTGAGTTCAACCAGAGTGAATACAAGCTTTATGTTCTGGAGAAGTGCCCACCTGGTACCATAGTCTCTTCTGGCATCACAGTAAGAGAACCCCAGTGCTACTTTGGACTCAGTTAGCAGAGGGGGAGATCTTCATGGGTCACAGAAGATTCAATCAGAAAGATCTGCACTCTCTGATATGGCCAAATGCCTTATGAATGGATGGTAGACCACACATCATGGACTCCAGCATAGAAGCCAACTATCCATAGTCAACTTTagagatttttaaaataagtgaataattattaataataaataataatacattgaTTCCTTCTGCTTTTTGCAGGCCACTGATCCAGACAGTGGAATATTTGGAGAGATCACTTATGAGTTGCTGCCTCAGAGCATGTATGTACATGTGATTGCCATAGCAACAATGGGGAAGAGTTGGGAGAGGGCTGTGGAGTAGGCCCTCTTTTGCAGTTGGAGGGCATTGCTGTTCATCAAGCCTAAAGGGTGTGTCTGTCTGTCATGCAGCAGGTCCATTTTTACAGTGAACACAACAACTGGTGAAATCCTGGTGGTGAACGGCAGTCAGCTGGATTGGGGAGTTCGTCCTATCTATTATGCCACCCTGCAGGCAAAGGATGGTGGTGGCTTGAGTGGTTCCACGCAGCTGGAGATCACAGTGGTTGATATCAACAACAATGCACCAGTTGTGATAGGCTCCTACAATCTCTTCGTCACTGAGGGCAAGGACATTGTCCACATCCAGATCCAGGTAAGGCCAAAATGTCATCTTCCTTTGGGCCTGCATATTGGAGTATTCCTCAAACTAGTCTTCGGAGCACTTTCAAGAAGTAATTAGGCATAGTTTACTGATAGGGCAAGTATCTATCATGTGTTGTGATAGATAACACATGTACTTACAAACCTTATCCCTGGGATTTTAGAAACTCCTTCCTACAAGATGTGGGAAGGTGTTTGGCCAGTTGCTGTCTAAAATCCTACCGGGTCACCTCTAGTGTTGGATGGTATGGTTTTGCAGTTGTAGCATGCTAAATACTAATCACACATTTGTCCTTATTCCACACTTCCATATGACATCTGTGCAAGTGCAGAGTATGACAAAAGTATAGCTGTGGCAGACGTGGTACGCTCCTTTTACAGGAACAGAGCTAGAAATCACTAGATATCCTCTTGCAATATCTACTGTGCTTGTTCTGTGGTTGTTTCCTGTATCTCTGTGAATGAAGGGacattctaagggcacaatcctgaccaggtctactcagaagtaagtcctattttgttcagtggggcttactctcaggaaagtgtggttaggattgcagccaaactcagtgattcccaacctggggtacatgttcccccaggggtacttgccaggatctttaggggtgcCTGAAAAAGCATTGAATTATGGCgtaaaaaggcaggtctgtattagaatgccttgcggggctggcattagaatgccttgcagggctaatatAAGGGGTGCAATTTATAGAAATGTGCTGCCAAGGGGTACGTAAGTGAAAATACATTGGGAACAACTGTAACTGCTAACTCTGCAGAGGCACCTTCTAAACTGGTGTCCTCTAATATTTAGCAGAttgagagcaactgtccctctgcTCCCGCATGGCATCTGTCCCAGtcactgttgctggtgtctcttctgcatttctttttagaatgtgaggccttttagaatgtgagcccaaATAATGAATAATATCCACATagatgtgcatgtgtgtatagcATGTGTGCAGAAGAAAGATGAGGGGGCGAGTATATGACAAGGAgagacacatttgtgtctctcTCTGTGAGACCATTGTGCATATATTATATGTATGGCTAAGAGAGAGCCACATTTTGTGTGTGGTAGTCTGGAACGGTGTTGTGACTATCTAAAACAGGCTACCTAAACCTGCTGCAGAACTAGTAGAGGCATAATGCAGTCATATGGGATAATGCAAATATTGGCAAATCTACCCTGATGATCCCAACCTACTAGTCCCTAATCACTTCTGTCTGACTGAAGCCAGTAGGATTATGTTCCTCCCCATGTCAGCTAACAACTCCTTCAACTGTTTTCCTAGGCAATCGACCAGGATGATCCTGAGACCAATAACAGCCGCTTGCAATTTGAAATTATGCCTGGTATCTTCAGCAACAACTTCACCATTAACCCAAACACAGGCGAGCTGACCAGCAAGGGGCCCCTGGACAGAGAAGCCATCCCTGTGGAGCTCCAAGGCAAAGTGGTGGTGACAGTACTGGTGCATGACTTGGGCATCCCCCAGCTGAATACCTCTGTCAATGTCACCATCACTGTGGAGGTAATCAGGCACAGTTGGGGATCTTGGGGTCCAAtctaactttccagggctgatgcagtcacactgcaaccccaatgtaagggagcaaacattcccttaccttgaggaagcctccgtgattgcccctcaactgcaggatacagtgcattggcacagctgcaccagcactggaaaaccggataggattgggcccttagtactgCTCAGGTAGGCTTGTCTGATGATGGTGGGACACCCCTTCATCCATAGATAGACACACTCATTTTGTGGCAGATTGTTCTCTCAAAATATGCTTGTAGCTCTGCCATCGCAACCTGAATCCGTTTCTGTTTTATATTTGCATCCTACTTTTCAGCCTGATCAGGctcccaaggcagtttacaattatGCATTATTCAGATTGTAAGCCTGTTCATGCTGAAAATGTGCAATATGCACAATATTTAGGTGGAGGTGTCCATGTGCACCTAGACTATCATGGACTCAGGGGCTGGCTGATGTTAAATATGCAAAAGTTGTCACCtcatggaagcagcccctggttgCTCTGTATCTTCTGGTCTTTGGTGCTTGGCAGTGTCGTCCAGAATTCCCTGTTCTTCCTTCCAAAGAGCGGGAGCAGAAGGAGCTGTAGATTGATTCTGGGACTGGCTGATGTGGAAGATGCCACCTCACCCCACTAAAGCAGCCTTTCTGTGGCTCTGCAGAGACTTCTGTGTCTCGTGCTATTTAGCGCCTGGACATAGGAATGGAATTGTCCCATTACCAGTTCTTCTTCTCTCCTTAGGACATAAATGACAACGCACCCAAATTCAATCACTCATTTTATGACTTCTCAGTTCTAGAGGGCCAGCCAGGTATGGTTTGTCACATATCCTAAATTTGGGTTCTGTGGGAACCAAGgctatgtctgtgtgtgtgtgtgtgtatgtgtgtgtgtgtgtgtaagtgtaagTGTGTAGCATGGTGCTAAGGTCCTGGCCACTGTATGAGTGCTTTAGCTTGTTCAGGATCTGTATTGTGTTTTTGTCATAAATCAAAGCGGTTGGCAACATTCAGAAGACAGGAATCAACTGTAGCATGTTCATGTGCTCAGTCAGTTCATGCAAGAAGCAAGGATGTAACagctaaaaacaaaaactgcattGTATACTCCAGATAATTTGAGGGGATCACAAAACTTTCTGGAAAAGCTGCCTCTAAAAGAAAGCAGACCTCTCCAAGCCAATCTCCTTGGTAGAAGAGAATGTTCCCTAATAAAAGGGCCATGCCCATAAAGAACTTGCCCCCATACCTGCCCACATAGATTGGCCAAGCTACATGTTACATTGGAGTTCTGTGTTTGGATCCCCCAACATAAtttcctgctgttggggggggggggtttcaggacTGATGCTTGGGGGAGGAAAGCTCAACTCTTTCTCTCCAAGTAGTTTCAAATGGAGATTAGAGGCATAAAAATTGCCTGAGCTCAGAGATCATAAGGAGTAAGGAGATTAATATAGGGAAAGGTAATTCCTCAGATATGTTGAACCTACACTCTGTCATTACATGTTcttatcctgccctttctccaaggagctcagtatgGTGTACAAGGTTCTCCCCCACCCATTTAATCCTCATAACAACCATGTGAAGTAGATTTGGCTGAGGgagagtgactggtccagggttacccaggaagcttccagggtgagttgggatttgaatctgggctTTCCCATTCCTAGGCCAACATTCTAACTAcagcactaagggtgcaatcctaaccccttatgtcagtcctttccagcactggcatagcggtgccaatgggacatgtgctgcatcctgcagttgggtgtcactcacggaggcctcctcaaagtaagggaatttttgttcccttacctcagagctgcattacccttatgtcagtgctggaaaggggttaggattgcaccctaaattgacTGTCTTTATGGCTTATTAGATAGTGATTGGCACCTTCAATTAAATCCAGGAATAAGAAGCAATCAGTGCAGTTAAAGTAGCATATGCCTCAGAGTATGATAAGGCTTACTGGAAATGGGAGTGGGAAAGAGTGGCAAGGTCAGAAACAGGAAGCATGTGACTCTTTCAGTTTGGGGTTTGTTACTGCTTTTCATGACCATCAGAAGTGTAGGGGTGGCTCTGATTGGTTAAGACCTGGGTGGTAGTATGACAAGATACAGTAGTTGTTCTAATTAACTTTTCTCTCCCCAGGAATCTTTGTGGGCAACGTGGAGGCCACAGATGCTGACCAGACAGAGATCAACTACCGTATCTCATTCCGTATCCAAAGCGGTGTTGGCTCCAACAACTTCCTGATCAACTCCAAAAGACTGGGGCCTGGCTGGTACCAGGGGACCCTGAGGCTCGACCCTGACATTGCTCTTGACTATGACCGGTTACAGCAGAAGTTCTTCAATCTGACTGTGCAGGCTGAGAATTTTGGGGAGACTGTGGGCAATGCCACTGCCCTTGTGAGGGTGAATGTGCTGGACGTCAACGATGAGTCCCCAACCATTGTGCCATCTCCACCTGGTGATATTGAGGTCTTGGAGAACATCACTGAGCATGAGTTAGTTGAAACACTGCAGGCCAGTGACTTGGACACCAACCACTCTCTGGTGTTTCAGGAGTTGGCCGTCGCATGCTTCAAGAACTCGGGCAGTGCAGGCCAAGTGTGCCAGAATTGGTTCCGGCTAGAGCCCAATGGCTCCCTTTTTGTGAATAGTTCAGAGATAGACTATGAGGCCTGTGACCTAGTGCAACTCATACTGCGTGTTAAGGATGAGTTCACTGAGGTGGGAGACCCCTACAGTAGAAACGGTAAAGAAACTAAACGAACAACTTTGCTTACACGTTACGTCCTGAGCCCTGAGCGTTACAACCTCCTTCCTTTCCACTTCATCTCTCCTACACTCTCTCTTCTTTTAGGCAGGGCCAGTGTGACCCGGAACACCATCCAGTGTCAACTTGGGTCAGCTGCTACCACCTCTGCTCTACCAAACATAAAAAGCCCTTTACTGTGCTCCTCATGTAGTTTACACACacccagaagtgcaggatttCAAGGGATTGCATAAATGAAGGAACTCCTTCGTTTCCATGGCCCCAGGTCCCATCCCTCTGTGTTTGAGGAAATCATGCGAAGAGCACACCAAAGAGGTGGATGATTTGCTTTCTGCCTGCTTTTAGCGGTGGAAAGCGGATCAGTGCAGCTcacatctgtggcaggctggagaaaagcagcagcagacttggggtaaaGGGCACTCCAAACCCACCACCctctcaccaccaccccaccatcTGCTGCTGATCTAACCTTCATCACCTGTTTTGGGAAGCTGTGTGTTTGTGCTTTTTATTAAAGCACAAATCTTGACAGGAGCTGCAGTATTGTCCTACTTGTTGGAAGGGGTAGCGCAGGGGAGGGCTGTGTCTGGGGGGGGCACAGAGAGGGTGTGCTGAGCCACCTAAACTTGTGACTgcatcttcctctttttttttttttcccccagagaccCTAAGGATCAGAATCATTGATGTGAATGACAACCCACCAGAGTTCCTTCCTATCACGGAAACCTTTGGTGAGAGAGAAATATGTATAAGAAAGTCACAGTAGTCAGGATGGACAATCACTGCCCCCTAATGGATGGGTGCAGGTAGTGGTGCCTGTCAGATTGCTCTGCCTTGTGCTGATGGAGATTCTCCTTTGGTTCAATGGCGGGGGGCGGGGTGGGGAGCTTCTCAGCCCTGTCCATGCCATGTGTCCTTAATGACTAATAACTAGAGgtgtaattattattttttctgagatttcattttttgacaaaaatgagaagtgcagaaagcattatatggttttattccaagggcgcatttttataaattacaattagaattgctttaaaagtgtattaggtaggtgatataggtggtatagtgtcagcaggcgCAGACACAGTCATTGCCcatgcacccccattaaataataaataaaaaccaaataatagttttattttattttttacaaaaattaaaagtgcaggaagtggtgttatgcatttttattttgttatgatTGAAAAATCTCACCTCTATCCATAACTGATGGCAGTTCTCAGAAAGCTCTTCCTTCCCTCAGTTAATGACAACCAGCAGATCTTCCCAGCAGTTTGAGGAGGAGCAGCCAGTTAGCTTTACATCTCACATTTTTTAGTTGAGCTACAGAAATGCTCTCATTGAGCCAGTCATTATCCTTGGGCATGTGCTTGGGATGTGTCGACAGCAATTTCCTATTTGAAACCTGCAATCAGAAATGGGACTTAGAGAGCCCAGCATGCCCTGCTCCTTGACACACCTTCTCTGCTCTGTGCCTGGTGTTTTCTTGCAGTGATCATCCCAGAGGTTTCTCTCGTGGACTTTCAGGTGGCTGTTGTCAAGGTAAGGAGAGCCAGTTGTGGAATTTACGTGCTTGTGTGTGTGGCTATCCACTTGGGTACACAGCTCCTGCCTGCTGTGGAACTGGACCCTAGTTATCACAAGTTATGTGGCAAGGGAAGGAGCATTTCAAAGAAACACCAACATTAgtgttttcctcctccttctagGCTCGAGATGCTGATTCAGGTGTGAACAGCGAGATCACATTTGCCATCTCCAGGGTAGTTTTCATCCAGGAGAACGGCGTCCAACTGGTCCTTGAAAATCTTTTCAAAGTGGTGACAACTGCAGAGAAGGACATCTACACTGGGAGCATCCAGTAATTGATGGGGTTTTCTTGTCTGGAAAATTTATGAAAGACACACTGGGAGTCATTAACTGAGCAGGGAGAATGCAGGGAATAGGCAGTCTCAAAGGAATGGAAGACCATAGGAAGGCAACACACTTTCCCCATCATTTAGCCTTGGGGGCAATTCTGATGACACCTAAGGGTGACCAATGATTTTATGCTAGCATCCTCACTAGTAAGAGGCTGCTGATTCCCAGAATGGACAGTAGCAATAAGAGAaagctatgccccccccccaaacaataaCTTTCCTTCCTATCACCTGATTGAAGTTAGAATTTTAGAAACCCAATCTACTTAGAAGTGGAGCTGCTGATCCTGGAGATCAAAGAGGCTTAGGGGACCTCTGTGTTTGGAGCCCCACTTGAGCAATCTCTAACTTTCCCATCCGGGAAATTGACACTCCTAACACTGTGTGTAATTCAGTATGTGTTTATTGAGTTTCTTTATGACCCAACCCTTAAGCTCAGAGCAGGGTAGTCTGGTCACTTAAGCAAGAACACTGCAAAGAGGGCAGGGGCAAGTCTGTTCCTGTGTTGGTTTAAAGTCTGGAGTACATCAGTACCTCTGTTGCTAATACTTCTGTCCTTGCAGAGTTGCGAGTAACCTTGACAGTTCATTGAAGGGCCAGTACCAGGTGACAGTGGAAGCCAAAGACCATGGGATTCCTCAGCTGAATTCTTTAACCTCACTGGATGTAAGAGTGCTTTCTTGGCTAACcagcttccttcctttcccagtgcAAACATTCatcatgacttacttctgagaatgGTCATGTCTCTCCTTCTCTAGATCTTCACTGTGGACCAGAGCTATCGTGTCAAGTTGCAGTTTGATACCTCCCTGCAGGAAGTGCAGGCCAACACAGATAAAATCAAAGCGTATGGCATTCTTTTCCTCAAGTTCAGTGGGTTGATCCAGGGAGATGCACTGGTACAGGGCAAGTGACAAAGGGCCTGGAGAGCCCATACTGCAGCAGGAACTGAATGGGGCGTGGTAGGGGGTGGTTTTGTGTCTTTCACATTTAGAGTTTGAAGTCTGGTCCAGCAATTGGTTTCTTAAGAATTTTGCTTTGTGTGAAAAATCAAGTTCTCATCATTGTGGAgaactgaacttttttttttttttttttttttgtaatgtgcATGAAATATATGTGGAATTCTAATAAGCCAAAAGGCTGTGGCTCAAGTGTCTAGTCATTACATAGCAAGGCTTTTGTCAATAGCATGCATAGTTTCTGCCAGACTCCACGGACTGTTGTTATTTCAGAATAAATTCACAATTCAGTGAAATTCTACAGAGTTCTGTGAAAATTCACATATTGCATTTGGAATGCATCAGGTAGATATGGCATTCTTTACACAACTGACTCTGAGCAAGGACTATGGCTTTTCTTAGTGCAAAATTTTAGATTATGTTAAAATCTAGTCTAGATTAAATCCAGTCCTGTTCTTAGCCATTTTGGCTACTGCAGGAAATGGTCACAGAAGTGCATTTGGACATGCCCCTTTCTTAGGCTGTGTTTTGCTTTAActaaaagcagtgtttctcaaggtttgtcctccactgtaccacttcacatggtccatctgttCAAAGTAACacctgaagtaactggcgatgacatctttgccacttacttctgagtagggaggccagatgcgacacgaTTCACCAgtaagtgcaatcctaacttgcactggaactggcaggctggcaggcctgctctgtatccagcacaagttttgggctgtctgaggctcagcctgagGAAAGGGTTTTGAAAGAAACATGTTGCCACACTTTCTTCCTGCTGGACAAAGTTGGGAGGAAATTTTAGGCATGGTGACAAGGTGGTCATTGCTCTTACAGTCAAGGTTCATACTTTTATGAAGGGCAGTCACTGCCTGAGAGTTTGGGGATTCGTCCTCACTCGTCAAGCTGAACCTGTATACAACATCTGCGTGTGGTTCTTTTCCCCCCCACACAATGTGACTGCTCAAATAGTTGTTTCATGCACATTAGTGCAAAACACGTCACTTTGCAAACAAAAAAACTGTGGGAGGTCGGATATTCCCAGATTTGCTCAATATGCCAGAGAGAATTCTGCCTTGGGGAAGTCAGAGTATACTTCAAAACAAAAAAGAGACCAAGTTTGCAAGCAGAAATAGTTGATGTTATAACTTAACAGAGGCATTAACACATTTGGCTACACTTGGACAATATGCACTTTGTGCATTCTGTAGCCAGGAGGCCCATTGTCCAAGACTAACATCTTCTTTTCTTATCACTCTCTTGGAACATGGAATTAGTTTTTAAATGCTGGACACTACAGATGTCTGCCTGTATAATGAATGTGCACTTTGCTGTACTAATAACCCAACCCCTCTGCTACCAATCTTTTTAAATAGAAAGCATTATTTTCAAGTATTGTTCACTTACATTAATAACCCTTATCTGAGGGGTTAGAGGGCAGGGATTCATATGCAAGAAGGGAACTGAGCATGCTGTAAGGTGCTAGAGAGTCGTGCTATTTCTTTAGTATGCTCAGGATTACCGTAATAACCTTCAGTGAGACGAAAGCATAAGGCCTGGATCTTGTGGGCATGATTTTTCTGGTGATTACCTGTTTCCTCTTCCTGTGTTCCTCCCAGGGCTCTGTTTCTGGCAACACAAGCAACTGTCTATGTGGCAACAATCAAGTCTGTAGAGAGTTCATCAGGCTCCATTTCAAACAGGTGACTGGGACAGAGGGAAGTGATAGGCAATGGAAGTTAAAATAAAGCAAAGATGGGACAGCTTGAGAAGTGCAAATGAATAAGAAAGTGGAGGTGTGCAAGTAAAGGGATTCTGCTATTAGTTGCAGCTGTGGCTGGCACAAGCA is a window from the Tiliqua scincoides isolate rTilSci1 chromosome 2, rTilSci1.hap2, whole genome shotgun sequence genome containing:
- the CDHR2 gene encoding cadherin-related family member 2 — encoded protein: MAWLTWAVLAMFLAVASGNTAPRFNMDSVFYVPEDTPIGTWLFQLVAVDDDGDTLTYNLYGGEAYYFSVSSSSGNVTLKQTLDREKTQTIQVEAGVKDKDNVEVTKKLTIVVEDRNDNKPIFENEPYFTDVLENTAVDFPIYTVLAKDADSGSSGRVYYSIEEVLPNDAQNHYLFYIMYNGTVFLNGSLSYNNKSTFYRIKILAKDGGGLLNGVQVYQNNTAFLSVTVIDVADLDPQFLGEPYIGSVSEHCPLGTTVVKVFAMDGDKAVDDVIYYSIATATSLFTIDNTTGIITVSGDLDREGVPGEQVQLQVVAREKNLNVYHQVAQVSTTVTIQVTDINDHTPQFYWCNPACNFTDPPESNFSGVIEEHASARTPVAGLYIVAHDPDKGSNGTFQLYLQGQDASAFSVSPQQIVNTGTVEVLVRDSNLVDYEETPMMTVTIVANDTGRTTDCCSCATVTIHLLDINDHRPEFNQSEYKLYVLEKCPPGTIVSSGITATDPDSGIFGEITYELLPQSIRSIFTVNTTTGEILVVNGSQLDWGVRPIYYATLQAKDGGGLSGSTQLEITVVDINNNAPVVIGSYNLFVTEGKDIVHIQIQAIDQDDPETNNSRLQFEIMPGIFSNNFTINPNTGELTSKGPLDREAIPVELQGKVVVTVLVHDLGIPQLNTSVNVTITVEDINDNAPKFNHSFYDFSVLEGQPGIFVGNVEATDADQTEINYRISFRIQSGVGSNNFLINSKRLGPGWYQGTLRLDPDIALDYDRLQQKFFNLTVQAENFGETVGNATALVRVNVLDVNDESPTIVPSPPGDIEVLENITEHELVETLQASDLDTNHSLVFQELAVACFKNSGSAGQVCQNWFRLEPNGSLFVNSSEIDYEACDLVQLILRVKDEFTEVGDPYSRNETLRIRIIDVNDNPPEFLPITETFVIIPEVSLVDFQVAVVKARDADSGVNSEITFAISRVVFIQENGVQLVLENLFKVVTTAEKDIYTGSIQVASNLDSSLKGQYQVTVEAKDHGIPQLNSLTSLDIFTVDQSYRVKLQFDTSLQEVQANTDKIKAALFLATQATVYVATIKSVESSSGSISNRALGKTVMEAYFVYSNGTALMANLVSTLIQGNSEALSRLLTLGLTIIGPVEVTNSKEEELFIIIAALVAAMLLILIIMIPILVCMRKSYRRKLKAMKALKVASKFSENAVQQGPAIPGTNKYSTERANPVLGFSLDITMDLGFEDNSSLEVASLNSLDENTVDTPESGLATLALKDGMDAGGQVSIWKEPLKAALESHYHNKAEDKPQKPDYSEAGMPMTFDNPSLDTTDL